One segment of Burkholderia multivorans ATCC BAA-247 DNA contains the following:
- a CDS encoding YfhL family 4Fe-4S dicluster ferredoxin, which produces MALMITDECINCDVCEPECPNGAISMGPDIYVIDPNKCTECVGHFDEPQCQQVCPVECIPRDPQHDESHAQLMAKYHALIAATGDAQ; this is translated from the coding sequence ATGGCTTTGATGATTACCGACGAGTGCATCAATTGCGACGTTTGCGAGCCCGAGTGCCCGAACGGCGCGATTTCGATGGGCCCGGACATCTACGTGATCGATCCGAACAAATGCACCGAGTGCGTCGGCCATTTCGACGAACCGCAGTGCCAGCAGGTGTGTCCGGTCGAATGCATTCCGCGCGACCCGCAGCACGACGAGTCGCACGCACAACTGATGGCGAAGTATCACGCGCTGATCGCCGCGACCGGCGACGCGCAGTAA
- the rsmD gene encoding 16S rRNA (guanine(966)-N(2))-methyltransferase RsmD translates to MSRSSSGRSAASSARGKPHTIRIIGGDWKRTPLAVLDLDGLRPTPDRVRETLFNWLGQDLEGQRCLDLFAGTGALGFEAASRGAANVVMVERHPRAAQQLRAIKDKLGARTVEIAEADALRLAAGLAPRSFDVVFLDPPFGDAAALARAIALTAPLVADGGALYVESGAELDLSAHDALAGWQVAKHGKAGAVHYHLLRRENDE, encoded by the coding sequence ATGTCCCGTTCCTCTTCCGGCCGCTCCGCGGCCTCGTCGGCTCGCGGCAAGCCGCATACGATCCGCATCATCGGCGGCGACTGGAAACGCACGCCGCTCGCGGTGCTCGACCTCGACGGCCTGCGTCCGACGCCCGATCGCGTGCGCGAGACGCTGTTCAACTGGCTCGGCCAGGATCTCGAAGGCCAGCGCTGTCTGGACCTGTTCGCGGGCACCGGCGCGCTCGGTTTCGAAGCCGCGTCGCGCGGCGCGGCGAACGTCGTGATGGTCGAACGCCATCCGCGCGCCGCGCAGCAGCTGCGTGCGATCAAGGACAAGCTGGGCGCGCGCACGGTCGAGATTGCCGAGGCCGATGCGCTGCGGCTCGCGGCCGGCCTCGCGCCGCGCTCGTTCGACGTCGTGTTCCTCGATCCGCCGTTCGGCGATGCGGCCGCGCTCGCGCGCGCGATCGCGTTGACCGCGCCGCTCGTCGCCGACGGCGGCGCACTGTACGTCGAGTCCGGCGCCGAGCTCGACCTTTCCGCACACGACGCGCTCGCGGGCTGGCAGGTCGCGAAACACGGCAAGGCCGGCGCGGTCCACTATCATTTGCTGCGGCGCGAAAATGATGAATAA
- the lolB gene encoding lipoprotein insertase outer membrane protein LolB, producing MQMFPMFSLSSRACRALAAAGAALALAGCASTPPSARAPAGGTLQTAATHAYHGRFAVQYYDRLGKQQNVYGNFDWQEHGNDVSLELRSPLGQTLAIVKSTPRAASLELPNRQPQYAADVGELMQNMLGFSLPLAGLRYWLLPTPAPATPAETERDPADGTRLKQIRQDGWTIDYLAYADAPATGVRRVNLVRATPPLDIKLVLDQ from the coding sequence ATGCAGATGTTCCCGATGTTTTCCCTGTCTTCGCGCGCCTGTCGCGCCCTCGCGGCAGCCGGCGCGGCGCTCGCGCTCGCCGGTTGCGCAAGCACGCCGCCGTCCGCGCGGGCGCCTGCCGGCGGCACGCTTCAGACGGCCGCGACGCACGCCTATCACGGCCGCTTCGCGGTGCAGTACTACGACCGGCTCGGCAAGCAGCAAAACGTGTACGGCAATTTCGACTGGCAGGAGCACGGCAACGACGTGTCGCTCGAGCTGCGCAGCCCGCTCGGCCAGACGCTCGCGATCGTGAAGTCGACGCCGCGTGCAGCGTCGCTCGAACTGCCGAACCGCCAGCCGCAATATGCGGCGGACGTCGGCGAGCTGATGCAGAACATGCTCGGCTTCTCGCTGCCGCTCGCGGGCCTGCGCTACTGGCTGCTGCCGACGCCCGCGCCCGCGACGCCGGCCGAGACCGAACGCGATCCGGCCGACGGCACGCGCCTGAAGCAGATCCGCCAGGACGGCTGGACGATCGACTACCTCGCCTACGCGGACGCACCGGCCACGGGCGTCAGACGCGTCAACCTCGTGCGCGCGACGCCGCCGCTCGACATCAAGCTCGTGCTCGATCAGTGA
- the ispE gene encoding 4-(cytidine 5'-diphospho)-2-C-methyl-D-erythritol kinase produces the protein MTDSTRSLRNCLAPAKLNLFLHITGRRPNGYHDLQSVFQLLNWGDTLHFTLRDDGKVARATDVPGVPEQSDLVVRAANLLKAHTGTAAGVDIEIDKCLPMGAGLGGGSSDAATTLLALNRLWQLNLPRAELQSLAVKLGADVPFFVFGKNAFAEGIGEELAEVQLPTRWFLVVTPRVHVPTAEIFSDELLTRDSKPVTITDFLAQQSSDARWPDSFGRNDMQQVVTSKYAEVAQVVKWLYNVAPARMTGSGASVFAAFQSKQQAEAAKAQLPAGWNGAVAESLNEHPLFAFAS, from the coding sequence ATGACCGATTCGACCCGCTCGCTGCGCAACTGTCTTGCGCCCGCGAAACTCAACCTGTTCCTGCATATCACCGGCCGCAGGCCGAACGGCTATCACGACCTGCAGAGCGTGTTTCAGCTGTTGAACTGGGGCGATACGCTGCACTTCACGCTGCGCGACGACGGCAAGGTCGCGCGTGCGACCGACGTGCCGGGCGTGCCCGAGCAGAGCGATCTCGTCGTACGCGCGGCGAACCTGCTGAAAGCGCACACGGGCACCGCCGCAGGCGTCGACATCGAGATCGACAAATGCCTGCCGATGGGCGCCGGACTCGGCGGCGGCAGCTCCGATGCCGCGACGACGCTGCTTGCGCTGAACCGTCTATGGCAGCTCAATCTGCCGCGCGCGGAATTGCAGTCGCTCGCGGTGAAACTCGGCGCCGACGTGCCGTTTTTCGTTTTTGGAAAAAATGCATTCGCAGAGGGTATCGGAGAAGAATTAGCTGAGGTACAATTGCCGACTCGCTGGTTCCTGGTTGTGACGCCACGCGTTCATGTCCCGACCGCTGAAATTTTTTCAGATGAGTTGTTGACAAGAGATTCGAAGCCAGTCACAATTACGGACTTTCTTGCACAGCAAAGCAGCGATGCGAGATGGCCAGACAGTTTCGGCCGGAACGACATGCAGCAAGTTGTGACAAGCAAGTACGCGGAAGTTGCGCAGGTGGTCAAATGGTTGTATAATGTGGCCCCCGCGAGGATGACCGGCTCCGGAGCAAGCGTGTTTGCAGCGTTTCAAAGCAAACAGCAGGCAGAAGCGGCGAAAGCCCAGTTGCCCGCCGGCTGGAACGGCGCAGTTGCCGAGAGCCTGAACGAGCATCCGCTCTTCGCTTTCGCGTCATGA
- the coaD gene encoding pantetheine-phosphate adenylyltransferase: MVVAVYPGTFDPLTRGHEDLVRRASSIFDTLVVGVADSRAKKPFFSLEERLKIANEVLGHYPNVKVMGFKGLLKDFVRTNNARVIVRGLRAVSDFEYEFQMAGMNRYLLPDVETMFMTPSDQYQFISGTIVREIAQLGGDVSKFVFPSVEKWLTEKVAAMGGPAA; this comes from the coding sequence ATGGTAGTCGCCGTGTATCCCGGTACGTTCGATCCGCTGACGCGCGGCCACGAAGACCTCGTGCGGCGCGCGTCGAGCATTTTTGACACGCTGGTCGTCGGCGTCGCCGACAGTCGCGCGAAAAAGCCGTTCTTCTCGCTCGAAGAACGTCTGAAGATTGCGAACGAGGTGCTCGGCCATTACCCGAACGTGAAGGTGATGGGCTTCAAGGGCCTGCTGAAGGACTTCGTGCGCACGAACAACGCGCGCGTGATCGTGCGCGGGCTGCGCGCGGTGTCGGATTTCGAATACGAGTTCCAGATGGCCGGGATGAACCGCTATCTGCTGCCCGACGTCGAGACGATGTTCATGACGCCGTCCGATCAATATCAATTCATTTCGGGCACGATCGTGCGTGAAATCGCGCAGTTGGGTGGCGATGTCAGCAAGTTCGTGTTCCCGTCCGTCGAGAAGTGGCTGACCGAGAAGGTCGCCGCGATGGGCGGCCCCGCCGCTTGA
- a CDS encoding 50S ribosomal protein L25/general stress protein Ctc, which produces MKVVAFERKEQGTGASRRLRNAGKTTGIVYGGEAAPQMIELDHNALWHALKKEAFHSSILDLEVAGQSQQVLLRDVQYHPFKQLVLHVDFQRVDAKKKLHTKVPLHFLNAEVSPAVKLSSAIVSHVATEIEVECLPAALPEFLEVDLSKIEAGQSIHAKDIALPKGVALTAHVDAENPVIASATIPAGAVSDAAEGETPAA; this is translated from the coding sequence ATGAAAGTCGTCGCTTTCGAGCGCAAAGAGCAAGGTACGGGTGCGAGCCGCCGCCTGCGCAACGCCGGTAAGACCACGGGTATCGTCTACGGTGGCGAAGCTGCCCCGCAAATGATCGAACTCGATCACAACGCCCTGTGGCACGCCCTGAAGAAGGAAGCCTTCCACTCGTCGATCCTCGACCTCGAAGTGGCTGGCCAGTCGCAACAAGTTCTGCTGCGCGACGTGCAATACCACCCGTTCAAGCAGCTCGTGCTGCACGTGGACTTCCAGCGCGTCGACGCGAAGAAGAAGCTGCACACGAAGGTGCCGCTGCACTTCCTGAACGCCGAAGTCAGCCCGGCCGTGAAGCTGTCGAGCGCGATCGTGTCGCACGTCGCGACGGAAATCGAAGTCGAGTGCCTGCCGGCCGCGCTGCCGGAGTTCCTCGAAGTCGATCTGTCGAAGATCGAAGCCGGTCAATCGATCCACGCGAAGGACATCGCACTGCCGAAGGGCGTCGCGCTGACGGCTCACGTCGACGCGGAAAACCCGGTCATCGCATCGGCGACGATCCCGGCCGGTGCCGTGTCGGACGCTGCAGAAGGCGAAACGCCGGCTGCGTAA
- the hisC gene encoding histidinol-phosphate transaminase: MSRYWSDVVQQLVPYVPGEQPALAHPVKLNTNENPYPPSPRVVAAIARELGASGDTLRRYPDPLARALRETVAAHHRLRPEQVFVGNGSDEVLAHTFQALLKHDRPLRFPDITYSFYPTYARLYGVDTRTVPLADDFSIRVDDYLDDGGGVLFPNPNAPTGRALPLADIERIAAANPSSVVVIDEAYVDFGAQSAIALIDRYPNLLVVHTTSKARSLAGMRVGFAFGDAALIEALNRVKDSFNSYPLDRLAQAAAQAAYEDDAYFVSTCARVVDSRTRLTQALDALGFDVVPSAANFVFARHPTHDAGTLAAKLKEREIFVRHFRLPRIDQHLRITVGTDAECEALVAALRELLG, translated from the coding sequence GTGAGCCGTTACTGGAGCGATGTCGTTCAGCAACTCGTGCCTTACGTGCCGGGCGAGCAGCCCGCGCTCGCACATCCCGTCAAGCTGAACACCAACGAGAATCCCTATCCGCCGTCGCCGCGCGTCGTCGCGGCGATCGCGCGCGAACTCGGCGCGAGCGGCGACACGCTGCGCCGCTACCCCGACCCGCTCGCCCGCGCGCTGCGCGAAACGGTCGCCGCGCACCATCGCCTCCGTCCCGAGCAGGTGTTCGTCGGCAACGGCTCCGACGAAGTACTCGCGCATACGTTCCAGGCGCTGCTGAAGCACGACCGGCCGCTGCGCTTTCCCGACATCACGTACAGCTTCTATCCGACCTATGCGCGGCTGTACGGCGTCGACACGCGTACCGTGCCGCTCGCCGACGACTTCTCGATCCGCGTCGACGACTACCTCGACGACGGCGGCGGCGTGCTGTTCCCGAACCCGAATGCGCCGACCGGCCGCGCGCTGCCGCTCGCTGACATCGAGCGGATCGCGGCGGCCAATCCGTCCTCGGTCGTCGTGATCGACGAAGCGTATGTCGATTTCGGCGCGCAGTCGGCGATTGCGCTGATCGACCGCTATCCGAACCTGCTCGTCGTGCATACGACGTCGAAGGCGCGCTCGCTCGCGGGCATGCGTGTCGGCTTCGCGTTCGGCGACGCGGCGCTGATCGAAGCGCTGAACCGCGTGAAGGACAGCTTCAACTCGTACCCGCTCGACCGGCTCGCGCAGGCGGCCGCGCAGGCCGCATACGAAGACGACGCGTACTTCGTGTCGACCTGCGCGCGCGTCGTCGACAGCCGCACGCGGCTCACGCAGGCACTCGACGCGCTCGGCTTCGACGTCGTGCCGTCGGCCGCGAACTTCGTGTTCGCGCGCCATCCGACGCACGACGCCGGCACGCTCGCGGCCAAGCTGAAGGAACGGGAAATTTTTGTGCGGCATTTCCGGCTACCGCGCATCGACCAGCACTTGCGCATCACCGTCGGCACCGATGCCGAATGCGAAGCGCTCGTGGCCGCCTTGCGCGAGCTGCTCGGCTGA
- a CDS encoding ribose-phosphate pyrophosphokinase, translating to MSSHDGLMVFTGNANPALAQEVVNILGIPLGKAMVSRFSDGEIQVEIQENVRGKDVFVLQSTCAPTNDNLMELMIMVDALKRASAGRITAAIPYFGYARQDRRPRSARVAISAKVVANMLEIAGVERIITMDLHADQIQGFFDIPVDNIYATPILLGDLRKQNYPDLLVVSPDVGGVVRARALAKQLNCDLAIIDKRRPKANVSEVMNIIGEVEGRTCVIMDDMVDTAGTLCKAAQVLKERGAKQVFAYATHPVLSGGAAERIAASALDELVVTDTIPLSAESLACSKIRSLTSASLLAETFSRIRRGDSVMSLFAES from the coding sequence ATGAGCAGCCATGACGGCCTGATGGTTTTTACTGGCAACGCCAATCCCGCGCTTGCTCAGGAAGTCGTCAACATTCTTGGAATTCCCCTCGGCAAGGCAATGGTCAGCCGTTTCTCCGACGGCGAGATCCAGGTCGAGATCCAGGAAAACGTGCGCGGCAAGGACGTCTTCGTCCTGCAATCCACGTGCGCGCCGACGAACGACAACCTGATGGAACTGATGATCATGGTCGATGCGCTGAAGCGCGCATCCGCCGGCCGGATCACCGCCGCCATCCCCTACTTCGGCTATGCCCGCCAGGACCGCCGCCCGCGTTCGGCGCGCGTCGCGATCTCGGCGAAGGTCGTCGCGAACATGCTGGAAATCGCCGGCGTCGAGCGGATCATCACGATGGATCTGCACGCCGACCAGATTCAGGGCTTCTTCGACATTCCCGTCGACAACATCTACGCAACGCCGATCCTGCTGGGCGATCTGCGCAAGCAGAACTACCCGGATCTGCTCGTCGTATCGCCGGACGTCGGCGGCGTGGTGCGTGCACGGGCACTCGCGAAGCAGCTCAACTGCGATCTCGCGATCATCGACAAGCGTCGCCCGAAGGCGAACGTGTCCGAAGTGATGAACATCATCGGTGAAGTCGAAGGCCGTACCTGCGTGATCATGGACGACATGGTCGATACGGCCGGCACGCTGTGCAAGGCGGCGCAAGTTCTGAAGGAGCGCGGCGCGAAGCAGGTGTTTGCGTACGCGACGCACCCGGTGCTGTCCGGCGGCGCCGCCGAACGCATCGCCGCCTCGGCGCTCGACGAACTCGTCGTCACCGACACGATTCCGCTGTCGGCCGAATCGCTGGCCTGCTCGAAGATCCGCTCGCTGACGAGCGCGAGCCTGCTGGCCGAAACGTTCTCGCGGATCCGCCGCGGCGATTCGGTGATGTCGCTGTTCGCGGAATCCTGA
- the pth gene encoding aminoacyl-tRNA hydrolase — protein sequence MIKLIVGLGNPGAEYTATRHNAGFWLIDQLAREAGATLRDERRFHGFYAKARLYGEEVHLLEPQTYMNRSGQSVVALAHFFKILPDQILVAHDELDLPPGTVKLKLGGGSGGHNGLKDISAHLSSQQYWRLRIGIGHPRDLIPESARAGAKPDVANFVLKPPRREEQDVIDAAIERSLAVMPMIVKGELDRATMQLHRN from the coding sequence ATGATCAAACTGATCGTCGGCCTCGGCAATCCCGGGGCGGAATACACCGCGACGCGTCACAATGCCGGCTTCTGGCTGATCGACCAGCTCGCCCGCGAGGCCGGTGCGACGCTGCGCGACGAGCGCCGCTTCCACGGCTTCTATGCGAAAGCGCGCCTCTACGGCGAAGAAGTGCATCTGCTCGAGCCGCAAACCTACATGAACCGCTCCGGCCAGTCGGTCGTCGCGCTCGCCCATTTCTTCAAGATCCTGCCCGACCAGATCCTCGTCGCGCACGACGAGCTCGACCTGCCGCCCGGCACCGTGAAGCTGAAGCTCGGCGGCGGCAGCGGCGGCCACAACGGGCTGAAGGACATCTCCGCGCATCTGTCGTCGCAGCAGTACTGGCGCCTGCGGATCGGCATCGGCCATCCACGCGATCTGATTCCGGAAAGCGCGCGCGCCGGCGCGAAACCCGACGTCGCGAACTTCGTGCTGAAGCCGCCGCGCCGCGAAGAGCAGGACGTGATCGACGCGGCAATCGAGCGCTCGCTCGCCGTGATGCCGATGATCGTCAAGGGCGAACTCGACCGCGCGACGATGCAGCTGCATCGCAACTGA